One genomic segment of Entelurus aequoreus isolate RoL-2023_Sb linkage group LG25, RoL_Eaeq_v1.1, whole genome shotgun sequence includes these proteins:
- the poldip3 gene encoding polymerase delta-interacting protein 3 isoform X2, protein MFGRGVGGVGKTFDARQRIGNIDARQRLGGGTGFPVKDAREKLAQKDARFKIRGRGGAGGVQDARQMINSRKQGQNVFTVPVQIAQKAAVTHPLHSPMLVPQMKIQANSSFAGVNARLFASNVQGLSGRDGMMSHLNSRMTDARDRLSLKRSIGATQTQADAMLPLKITKTIQQRPGVVLGRVRLPSQPLSNDQDCPPSKQLKMATSNHMLPQDGIAESPFSMSGPITKVVKNDAYSAPRAPVPVAPTRPTTGQAAPRPSAIALRPVSRALQQSSAEPSAAPAAPQPVFSPLEGTKITVNNLHPRVTEEDIVELFCVCGALKRARLVKVGVAEVVFVRKEDAVSAYRKYNNRCLDGQPMKCNLHIQGNVITSDQPILLRLSDTPGAGSAPKKDGLPASLSRSASQRTSQPTAEVDPQTILKALFKSTAQSTSTTEPASSQSTAFRIKI, encoded by the exons GTTTTCCAGTGAAAGATGCCCGCGAAAAGCTGGCTCAGAAAGACGCTCGGTTTAAAATCCGTGGCAGGGGTGGGGCAGGCGGGGTCCAGGACGCCCGTCAGATGATCAACTCCCGCAAACAAGGGCAGAACGTGTTCACCGTCCCTGTGCAGATAGCCCAAAAGGCCGCCGTGACACACCCGCTCCACAGCCCCATGCTCGTGCCACAGATGAAGATCCAAGCTAACAGCAGCTTCGCGGGGGTGAATGCCAGGCTGTTTGCGTCCAACGTACAAGGACTGAGTGGGCGCGATGGCATGATGAGCCATCTTAACAGCAGAATGACGGACGCTCGTGATAGGCTGAGCCTGAAGAGGAGCATTGGTGCGACACAAACACAGGCGGATGCTATGTTGCCCCTCAAAATAACCAAGACCATCCAG CAACGTCCTGGTGTGGTTCTTGGTAGAGTGCGTCTTCCCTCACAG CCTTTGTCAAATGATCAAGATTGCCCCCCCAGTAAACAACTGAAAATGGCTACTTCTAACCATATGCTACCACAG GATGGCATAGCAGAATCCCCGTTTTCCATGTCAGGCCCCATAACCAAGGTGGTTAAAAATGATGCTTACTCTGCCCCCCGGGCTCCTGTCCCAGTTGCTCCCACTCGACCCACCACTGGCCAAGCGGCCCCCCGGCCCTCCGCTATAGCCTTGCGGCCTGTTTCTCGGGCTCTCCAGCAAAGCTCAGCCGAGCCCAGCGCAGCACCTGCTGCCCCTCAG CCCGTGTTCAGCCCTTTGGAGGGAACCAAAATAACGGTGAATAACTTGCATCCTCGGGTGACGGAGGAAGACATTGTG GAGCTGTTCTGCGTGTGCGGCGCCTTGAAGCGGGCGCGCCTGGTGAAGGTGGGCGTCGCTGAAGTGGTGTTTGTCCGCAAAGAGGACGCCGTGAGCGCGTACAGGAAGTACAACAACCGCTGCCTGGACG GTCAGCCCATGAAGTGCAACCTTCATATTCAGGGAAATGTCATCACTTCTGATCAGCCTATTCTCTT GCGGCTCAGCGACACCCCAGGTGCCGGCAGCGCACCCAAGAAGGACGGCCTGCCCGCCTCCCTGTCACGTTCCGCCAGCCAGCGAACGTCTCAGCCGACCGCCGAGGTGGACCCCCAGACCATCCTCAAAGCCCTGTTCAAGTCCACGGCGCAGTCCACCTCCACCACCGAGCCCGCCAGCTCGCAGTCCACCGCCTTCCGCATCAAGATTTAG